In Belonocnema kinseyi isolate 2016_QV_RU_SX_M_011 chromosome 4, B_treatae_v1, whole genome shotgun sequence, a single window of DNA contains:
- the LOC117171292 gene encoding uncharacterized protein LOC117171292, with protein sequence MKEGCKKQSFFLSHGAKVFGGAFLIGYTLSKIDHYSKQESEDEDDNEKHFIDEAQKFETKKKTKSDLMGAPFPLNPFNYNINDGEPISSFELPMRKSKQMYDEQKSKDANPMDKANKAQEQRKIKREIEKEDKLKKETRAHYDYDSIYSIDNVDTVK encoded by the exons atgaagGAAGGGTGCAAAAAGCAGTCATTTTTTCTTTCCCATGGAGCCAAG GTTTTCGGGGGAGCATTTTTGATTGGCTACACATTAAGTAAAATTGATCACTATAGTAAACAAGAAAGCGAAGACGAGGATGACAATGAAAAGCATTTCATTGACGAAGCCcagaaatttgaaacaaagaaaaagacaaaATCTGATTTGATGGGAGCGCCTTTTCCTCTTAATCCCTTCAATTATAATATCAATGACGGAGAACCCATTAGTAGTTTTGAATTGCCAATGAGAAAAAGCAAGCAGATGTACGATGAACAAAAAAGTAAAGATGCGAATCCAATGGATAAAGCCAATAAGGCACAAGAACAAAGGAAGATTAAAAGGGAAATTGAAAAggaagataaattgaaaaaagaaacccGAGCTCATTATGATTATGATTCTATATATTCTATTGATAATGTCGATACGGTCAAATGA